A single window of Eucalyptus grandis isolate ANBG69807.140 chromosome 1, ASM1654582v1, whole genome shotgun sequence DNA harbors:
- the LOC104445423 gene encoding serine/threonine-protein kinase Nek6, with amino-acid sequence MEAENGDAGARMEAYEVIEQIGRGAFGSAFLVLHKLEKKKYVLKKIRLAKQTEKFKRTAHQEMELIAKLHNPYIVEYKDAWVDKGNCICIITGYCEGGDMAGIIKKARGIFFSEEKLCKWLTQLLLAVDYLHSNRVLHRDLKCSNIFLTKDNDIRLGDFGLAKLLGTEDLASSVVGTPNYMCPELLADIPYGYKSDIWSLGCCMFEIAAHHPAFRASDMAGLINKINRSSISPLPIVYSSSLKQIIKSMLRKNPEHRPTAAELLRHPHLQSYLLRCNNTAPVFLPIKPINSSKDKSGRRLSSGKPKAGKDHTEKEIGVEALSHSEHMEANGNMGQIAVVTPGKATSTASTEDYLETKMVDPTSYTVEVSTSLDGSKDSSADSEVTLSNGDGGTDSKLVKEHASTEVTSEDTSPSLDGGEEAMKYVQEYKKVDVNDGVMQAQEIAQAQEMVCNQKDEEDCESNGKAEKSSEVQIPNEVHDKNDAVHENGILSSRIHNTSDGNDRDPACSSDKLENSTAVGVANVDYLLSGNKMTLCNGVKAKQDDVTCSMHSEADDALVVNNTSLDTSSLSTPPANGGDETKINWEIPTQHRADALESLLELCAQLLKQDKIDELAGVLRPFGGEAVSSKETAIWLTKSLMSTHKFTGGNLPQQDDCQ; translated from the exons ATGGAGGCGGAGAACGGCGACGCCGGCGCCAGGATGGAGGCGTACGAGGTGATCGAGCAGATTGGGCGGGGAGCCTTCGGATCGGCCTTCCTCGTGCTCCAtaaattggagaagaagaa GTACGTGCTGAAGAAAATTCGCTTGGCAAAGCAGACGGAGAAGTTCAAACGCACGGCTCACCAGGAG ATGGAGTTGATTGCAAAACTACACAATCCATACATTGTGGAGTACAAAGATGCATGGGTGGATAAG GGAAACTGTATATGCATCATCACTGGTTACTGTGAAGGAGGGGACAT GGCTGGGATTATAAAGAAGGCGAGGGGGATATTTTTTTCTGAGGAG AAACTCTGCAAATGGTTAACCCAGTTGTTGCTAGCTGTGGACTACCTGCACTCAAACCGTGTACTACACAGAGATCTTAAA TGTTCCAACATATTCCTTACTAAGGACAATGACATCCGGCTAG GTGATTTCGGACTTGCGAAGCTACTTGGCACAGAAGACCTCGCTTCATCG GTTGTTGGCACTCCCAACTACATGTGTCCTGAGCTCCTGGCAGATATTCCTTACGGTTACAAGTCTGACATATGGTCTCTTG GTTGCTGTATGTTCGAAATAGCTGCTCACCATCCTGCATTTAGAGCCTCT GATATGGCTGGacttatcaacaaaataaacagATCTTCCATTTCACCCCTTCCTATTGTGTATTCATCCTCACT GAAGCAAATAATCAAGAGCATGCTGAGAAAGAATCCAGAGCATAGACCAACG GCTGCAGAGCTGCTAAGGCATCCACATTTGCAGTCATACCTTCTTCGGTGCAATAATACTGCCCCCGTCTTTCTTCCCATAAAGCCCATAAACAGCTCAAAGGATAAAAGTGGGAGAAGATTATCTTCTGGGAAGCCAAAGGCAGGGAAAGACCACACAGAGAAGGAGATAGGAGTAGAAGCCTTAAGCCACTCTGAGCATATGGAAGCTAATGGAAACATGGGACAAATTGCTGTGGTAACTCCTGGCAAAGCGACATCCACTGCTAGCACAGAAGATTATCTTGAAACCAAGATGGTTGATCCTACCAGCTATACGGTTGAAGTATCGACCTCTTTGGATGGTTCAAAAGATAGTTCTGCTGATTCTGAAGTGACTCTTTCGAATGGAGATGGAGGAACTGATTCTAAGCTTGTAAAGGAACATGCTTCAACTGAAGTCACCTCTGAGGACACATCGCCTTCTCTggatggaggagaagaagctATGAAGTATGTTCAAGAATACAAGAAAGTCGATGTCAATGATGGTGTCATGCAGGCTCAGGAAATAGCACAGGCTCAAGAGATGGTTTGCAATCAGAAAGATGAGGAAGACTGTGAATCAAATGGTAAGGCAGAAAAGAGCAGCGAGGTGCAAATACCAAATGAAGTCCACGATAAAAATGATGCAGTTCATGAGAATGGTATTCTGTCATCAAGGATCCACAATACTAGTGACGGAAATGATAGAGATCCTGCATGCAGCTCTGACAAATTAGAAAACTCCACTGCCGTGGGAGTTGCTAATGTGGACTATTTACTATCTGGTAATAAGATGACCCTGTGTAATGGAGTAAAGGCAAAACAAGATGATGTCACCTGTTCCATGCATAGTGAGGCTGATGATGCCCTGGTTGTGAACAACACATCACTTGATACCTCTTCCTTGAGCACGCCTCCTGCTAATGGTGGGGACGAAACCAAGATCAACTGGGAAATTCCAACTCAACATAGAGCTGATGCTCTGGAATCTCTGCTTGAGCTATGTGCACAGCTACTTAAACAGGATAAGATTGATGAGCTTGCCGGCGTTCTGAGACCATTCGGAGGAGAAGCCGTGTCATCGAAAGAGACGGCTATTTGGTTGACGAAGAGCCTCATGTCTACACATAAATTTACTGGAGGGAACTTACCTCAGCAAGATGATTGTCAATAA
- the LOC104445414 gene encoding putative pentatricopeptide repeat-containing protein At3g47840: MISWAMAHVRRLSSATSSRVTMIQYNTRLRELVKTGSLGDARSLFDSMPYRDEISWTTLISGYVGATDITEAFALFSDMRVQPALHVDHFVLSLLLKACALNMNPNLGELVHGYAVKTGNANSIYVGSALLDMYTKADRIELGYRIFDEMPLKNVISWTALINGLVSCGHYREAVSCFAEMCKSEVQCNGHTFAIILKACADLGALSCGREIHTHIIKKGFDASSFVANSLATMYNKCWKFDTAVQLLERMPTQDVVSWTTIITTYIQMGMEESAFVTFLRMKRSDASPDEYTYGAVISACASLARTRCGEQLHAQVLCKGLLNSLPVANSIISMYSQLGQLSSALAIFHEITKRDIVSWNTIMTGYSQEGYGEEAFELLSCMRMEGLRPTVSTLAVFLTVCGNMAILKQGMQLHAIVLSLGLEQAPTIQSALINMYAKCGSIKEASKIFDAATNYDIVVWTTMINGYAEHGYSHEAIDLFEKLASVGLRPDPVTYIGILTACSHAGIIDLGFNYFKSMTKEQQISPSREHYGCMIDLLCRAGRLDEAEHMIKSMPYECNDVVWSTLLRACKINGDVDRGRRIAEQILELDPNCAGTHIALASVYSANERWTDAAGIRKMMKSKGVTKEPGWSWIMVKDCVSTFVAGDQSHLHSEELYDVLNLLCSGETCVQDAVSLMYDVED; encoded by the coding sequence ATGATTTCGTGGGCCATGGCTCACGTCAGGAGGCTCTCTTCCGCGACCTCGAGTCGCGTGACTATGATTCAATACAACACCCGGTTGAGGGAGCTGGTCAAAACGGGTTCTTTGGGTGATGCCCGCTCGCTGTTCGACAGTATGCCTTATAGAGACGAGATTTCGTGGACCACCCTGATATCTGGGTATGTGGGCGCCACGGATATAACGGAAGCTTTTGCTTTGTTCTCCGATATGCGGGTCCAGCCAGCACTCCACGTGGACCATTTCGTGCTCAGTCTTTTGCTCAAGGCTTGCGCGCTTAATATGAACCCGAATCTTGGCGAGTTGGTGCACGGATATGCCGTCAAGACGGGAAATGCAAACTCGATATATGTGGGCAGTGCCCTTCTTGACATGTACACAAAAGCCGACAGAATCGAGCTGGGTTATAGAATATTTGATGAGATGCCACTGAAGAATGTTATTTCTTGGACTGCCCTGATAAATGGGCTTGTTAGCTGTGGCCACTATAGGGAGGCGGTGTCCTGCTTTGCAGAAATGTGCAAGTCAGAAGTGCAATGTAACGGGCACACATTTGCTATTATTTTGAAGGCGTGCGCTGATCTTGGTGCTTTGAGCTGTGGGAGGGAGATACATACGCACATAATTAAGAAAGGCTTTGATGCGAGCTCATTTGTGGCTAATTCACTTGCCACAATGTATAACAAGTGTTGGAAGTTTGACACAGCCGTGCAGTTACTTGAAAGGATGCCCACACAGGATGTAGTGTCGTGGACGACAATAATCACAACATACATTCAGATGGGTATGGAAGAATCTGCATTTGTAACATTTTTAAGGATGAAAAGATCTGATGCCAGTCCTGATGAATACACATATGGAGCAGTTATCTCTGCATGTGCTAGTCTTGCAAGAACTAGATGTGGCGAACAATTACATGCTCAAGTTCTGTGCAAAGGTCTTTTAAATTCCTTGCCAGTGGCAAACTCCATAATCAGCATGTATTCACAACTCGGCCAATTATCTTCAGCACTAgctatttttcatgaaatcaccAAGAGAGACATTGTTTCATGGAATACTATAATGACCGGGTATTCTCAAGAAGGTTATGGCGAGGAAGCTTTTGAGCTTCTGTCATGCATGAGGATGGAAGGACTCAGGCCCACTGTGTCAACTCTTGCGGTTTTTCTTACTGTGTGTGGTAATATGGCTATTCTCAAGCAAGGGATGCAACTTCATGCTATTGTCCTGTCTTTGGGTTTAGAACAGGCACCTACAATACAAAGTGCTTTAATTAATATGTATGCCAAGTGTGGGAGTATAAAAGAAGCATCTAAAATCTTTGATGCGGCAACAAATTATGATATTGTGGTGTGGACAACAATGATCAATGGATATGCAGAACATGGTTATAGCCATGAAGCAATTGATTTGTTTGAGAAGCTGGCTAGTGTCGGGTTGAGACCAGATCCTGTGACATATATTGGCATTCTTACTGCATGTAGTCATGCTGGAATAATCGATCTCGGTTTTAACTATTTTAAATCAATGACCAAGGAACAACAAATTAGTCCCTCAAGAGAACACTATGGCTGCATGATTGATCTTCTCTGCCGAGCTGGAAGGTTGGATGAGGCAGAACACATGATCAAAAGCATGCCATATGAATGCAATGATGTTGTCTGGTCAACTTTGTTGAGAGCATGTAAAATCAATGGTGATGTGGACCGTGGAAGGCGAATTGCCGAGCAGATTCTCGAGTTAGACCCAAATTGTGCGGGAACTCACATTGCCCTGGCTAGTGTCTATTCTGCCAATGAGCGATGGACTGACGCAGCTGgaataaggaaaatgatgaaGTCAAAAGGAGTGACTAAAGAGCCTGGATGGTCTTGGATTATGGTTAAGGACTGTGTGTCCACATTTGTAGCAGGTGACCAGTCTCATTTACATAGTGAAGAACTATACGATGTTCTGAATTTACTTTGCTCAGGAGAAACTTGTGTTCAGGATGCGGTTTCCCTCATGTATGATGTTGAGGACTGA
- the LOC104445406 gene encoding chaperone protein dnaJ 6 — protein sequence MGRKKKEPRAPHDDDDGDETRGGDRAESSAAETSLYEILGVERTATQQEIKKAYYKLALRLHPDKNPGDEEAKEKFQQLQKVISILGDEEKRALYDQTGCVDDADLAGEVAQNLHGYFRAVFKVVTEADIEEFEANYRGSDSEKNDLIDLYEKCKGNMNRLFCSMLCSDPKLDSHRFKDIIDDAIAAGTLKTTKAYEKWAKQISKTKPPTDPLRKKGKAKKSDDLLAIISQRRSERKEHFDSMFSSLVNKYGGGMQSSEPSEEEFEAARKKIESRKSAKKSRQK from the exons ATGGGGCGGAAGAAGAAGGAACCTAGGGCTCCccacgacgacgacgacggcgacgagaCACGCGGCGGGGATCGCGCGGAGTCTTCCGCGGCCGAGACGAGCTTGTACGAG ATTCTTGGTGTTGAAAGGACAGCAACTCAGCAGGAAATTAAGAAGGCATACTATAAGTTGGCCCTGCGACTCCATCCTGATAAGAATCCTGGTGATGAG GAAGccaaagaaaaatttcagcaaTTACAAAAGGTGATCTCGATCCTAGGTGATGAAGAGAAACGGGCATTATATGATCAGACTGGCTGTGTTGATGATGCT GACCTTGCAGGGGAAGTCGCTCAGAATCTGCACGGGTATTTTAGAGCTGTATTCAAG GTGGTTACTGAAGCAGACATTGAAGAGTTTGAGGCAAACTATAGAGGTTCTGATTCTGAAAAGAATGATCTTATTGATCTATATGAGAAATGTAAGGGTAACATGAACAG GCTTTTCTGTTCGATGCTCTGCTCAGATCCCAAGCTTGATTCCCACCGCTTTAAGGATATCATCGATGATGCAATAGCAGCAG GAACGTTGAAGACAACCAAGGCATACGAGAAGTGGGCAAAGCAAATTTCCAAAACTAAACCACCTACGGATCCTCTTAGAAAGAAGGGGAA AGCGAAGAAGTCAGATGATCTTCTTGCAATTATATCTCAGCGCCGTAGCGAGCGAAAGGAGCATTTTGATTCCATGTTTTCATCTCTGGTGAATAAATATGGTGGTGGAATGCAGAGTTCGGAACCCAGTGAAGAAGAGTTTGAGGctgcaagaaagaaaattgagagcCGAAAGTCTGCCAAAAAGTCCAGGCAGAAATAA